One window of the Salvia splendens isolate huo1 chromosome 1, SspV2, whole genome shotgun sequence genome contains the following:
- the LOC121792630 gene encoding vicilin-like seed storage protein At2g28490, which translates to MDKTTRLLAVLALLAALAVSVSARKDDERWSERERGREEERWSERERRGHEEARGGDEGGTGWREGDDWFLLHHSKPVVKTEAGSMKLVRGSGKSPMHIGFITMEPKSLFIPQYLDSSLILFVRRGEARVGNIYKDELVERRLKVGDIYRIAAGSAFYLINAEEGQRLHVVCSIDTSDSLTPYKFQSFYVAGGKNPKSVLSGFDHLTLSTAFNVTEEELEDMLMSQREGPIIYLSNTTHAPSKFSEMERTAEQQSTWSFRKMMVSFMDWSNKKKDDRKGSRTGKGPDAYNLYDRKPDFQNDYGWSIALDEKNYPPLRYNDIGVYLVNLTAGSMMAPHINPMATEYGVVLKGSGTIQIVYPNGSLAMNAKVNEGDVFWIPRFFPFCQIASRTGPFEFFGFTTSARNNWPQFLVGANSLLHAMRGPEFAAAFGMSEKSFDYIIDAQRESAILPTATVAPPDEGAPGRVREAVRKFWSE; encoded by the exons ATGGATAAGACGACACGTTTGTTGGCCGTTTTGGCCTTGTTGGCGGCGCTTGCGGTGTCCGTCTCTGCTCGCAAGGATGACGAGCGGTGGTCGGAAAGGGAAAGAGGCCGCGAAGAAGAGCGGTGGTCGGAGAGGGAGCGACGAGGCCACGAAGAAGCTCGTGGCGGCGACGAGGGTGGCACGGGATGGCGCGAGGGGGACGACTGGTTCCTGCTTCACCATTCCAAGCCGGTGGTCAAGACTGAGGCTGGGAGCATGAAGCTCGTCAGAGGCTCCGGCAAAAGCCCTATGCATATTGGCTTCATCACCATGGAACCTAAGAGCTTGTTCATTCCTCAGTATCTCGATTCCTCACTCATCCTCTTCGTTCGCAGAG GGGAAGCAAGAGTGGGGAATATATACAAAGATGAACTGGTGGAGAGGAGATTGAAGGTGGGCGATATATACCGAATCGCGGCGGGATCCGCCTTTTATTTGATCAATGCAGAGGAAGGCCAGAGGCTTCATGTCGTCTGCAGCATTGATACATCCGACAGCCTCACACCCTATAAATTTCAA TCCTTCTACGTTGCTGGTGGAAAGAATCCTAAGTCGGTGCTCTCTGGATTCGATCATTTAACGTTGTCGACAGCATTCAAT GTGACAGAGGAAGAACTGGAAGATATGCTGATGAGCCAACGCGAAGGTCCGATCATCTACTTATCTAACACGACTCATGCCCCATCTAAATTCTCGGAGATGGAGAGGACGGCTGAGCAACAATCGACATGGTCTTTTAGGAAGATGATGGTGTCTTTCATGGATTGGAGTAACAAGAAGAAGGATGATAGGAAGGGTTCAAGAACAGGTAAAGGCCCAGATGCGTACAACCTCTACGACAGAAAGCCCGATTTCCAGAACGACTACGGGTGGAGCATTGCCCTCGACGAGAAGAACTATCCTCCCCTCCGCTACAATGACATTGGAGTCTATCTTGTCAACCTCACTGCG GGATCGATGATGGCGCCTCATATCAATCCGATGGCGACAGAGTATGGGGTTGTGTTGAAAGGAAGTGGGACTATACAGATCGTGTATCCAAATGGGAGCTTGGCTATGAATGCTAAAGTGAACGAAGGAGATGTGTTTTGGATACCTCGGTTCTTCCCCTTCTGCCAGATTGCGTCACGAACCGGGCCGTTTGAGTTCTTCGGGTTCACCACCTCGGCCCGCAACAACTGGCCTCAATTCTTGGTGGGAGCAAACTCGTTGCTCCACGCCATGAGAGGGCCCGAGTTTGCGGCTGCCTTTGGGATGAGTGAGAAGAGCTTTGATTACATCATTGATGCGCAACGGGAGTCGGCCATCCTGCCTACGGCCACGGTGGCTCCGCCAGATGAGGGAGCTCCCGGAAGGGTGAGAGAGGCAGTGAGGAAGTTCTGGAGTGAGTAG